Proteins encoded within one genomic window of Leptotrichia sp. OH3620_COT-345:
- the rpsJ gene encoding 30S ribosomal protein S10, giving the protein MDKLRIYLQSYDHKLLDQSAKKIAEVVKKNGSELAGPLPLPTKTKKYTVLRSVHVNKDSREQFEMRIHRRFVEIKNSSQQIIAALSSLNLPSGVGIEIKQL; this is encoded by the coding sequence GATAAATTAAGAATATATCTTCAATCTTACGATCATAAATTATTAGACCAGTCTGCAAAAAAAATAGCTGAAGTAGTAAAGAAAAACGGTTCGGAATTAGCCGGACCTCTTCCTTTACCTACAAAAACTAAAAAATATACAGTTTTAAGATCGGTTCATGTAAATAAAGATTCAAGAGAACAATTTGAAATGAGAATACACAGAAGATTTGTTGAAATTAAAAATTCAAGTCAGCAGATTATAGCAGCGTTAAGTTCATTGAACTTGCCGTCAGGTGTAGGAATAGAAATTAAGCAATTATAA